A region of Crenobacter cavernae DNA encodes the following proteins:
- a CDS encoding RBBP9/YdeN family alpha/beta hydrolase produces the protein MLDDDDITLVIVPGWQDSGPNHWQTLWERGYPLSRRALQADWETPVRAHWVAALDALLADIDGPVVIAAHSLGVATVAHWAAGHDYAAFRRVKGALLVAPPDVERAGFTAAIPAQGFAPLPRLPLPFPAIVVASRSDPFCDYARAEAFARAWRAKLVDAGDAGHINTAAGYGSWPAGQRLLQTLMLA, from the coding sequence ATGCTTGACGATGACGACATCACGCTGGTGATCGTGCCCGGCTGGCAGGATTCCGGTCCGAACCACTGGCAGACGCTGTGGGAGCGCGGCTACCCGCTCAGCCGCCGCGCCCTGCAGGCCGACTGGGAAACGCCGGTGCGCGCGCACTGGGTCGCGGCGCTCGACGCCTTGCTCGCCGACATCGACGGTCCGGTCGTCATCGCCGCGCACAGCCTCGGCGTGGCTACCGTCGCGCACTGGGCCGCCGGCCACGACTACGCCGCCTTCCGCCGCGTGAAGGGCGCGCTGCTCGTCGCACCGCCCGATGTCGAGCGCGCCGGCTTCACCGCCGCGATCCCGGCCCAAGGCTTCGCGCCGCTGCCGCGCCTGCCGCTCCCCTTCCCGGCCATCGTCGTCGCCAGCCGCAGCGACCCGTTCTGCGACTACGCGCGCGCCGAAGCCTTCGCCCGCGCCTGGCGCGCGAAGCTGGTAGACGCCGGCGACGCCGGCCACATCAACACCGCCGCCGGCTACGGCTCGTGGCCGGCCGGTCAGCGGCTGTTGCAGACGCTGATGCTCGCCTAG
- the pyrE gene encoding orotate phosphoribosyltransferase, translating into MSDFRQDFIRFALDKQVLKFGEFITKSGRKSPYFFNAGLFNDGDSVLKLSRFYAQAINASGLQFDMLFGPAYKGIILAAAAGMALAEGGRNLPFAYNRKEAKDHGEGGTLVGAPLKGRVLIVDDVMTAGTAVRESVKLIRDAGAEPAGVAIALDRMERGTGALSAVQEVEQQYGLPVVAIATLDDILGFLADSPELSANLAAVEAYRAEYGVKA; encoded by the coding sequence ATGAGCGATTTTCGTCAGGATTTTATTCGTTTTGCCCTGGATAAGCAGGTGCTGAAATTCGGTGAGTTCATCACCAAGTCCGGCCGGAAGTCGCCGTATTTCTTCAACGCCGGCCTGTTCAACGACGGCGACAGCGTCTTGAAGCTGTCGCGCTTCTACGCGCAGGCGATCAACGCCAGCGGCCTTCAGTTCGACATGCTGTTCGGCCCGGCTTACAAGGGCATCATCCTGGCGGCCGCCGCCGGCATGGCCTTGGCCGAGGGCGGCCGCAACCTGCCGTTCGCGTACAACCGCAAGGAAGCGAAGGACCACGGCGAGGGCGGCACGCTGGTCGGCGCGCCGCTCAAAGGCCGCGTGCTGATCGTAGACGACGTGATGACCGCCGGCACCGCGGTGCGCGAATCGGTCAAGCTGATCCGCGACGCGGGCGCGGAACCGGCCGGCGTGGCGATCGCGCTCGACCGGATGGAGCGCGGCACCGGCGCGCTGTCGGCGGTGCAGGAAGTCGAACAGCAGTACGGCCTGCCGGTGGTCGCGATCGCGACGCTCGACGACATCCTCGGCTTCCTCGCCGACAGCCCGGAACTCTCGGCCAACCTTGCGGCGGTCGAAGCCTACCGCGCCGAGTACGGGGTCAAGGCCTGA
- a CDS encoding HIT family protein: MSCELCTFEPGIELFADDRLRVILADNEPDYPAFCRVIWRAHVKEMTDLAPADRAHLMDWVYRVEAAQRAVLNPTKVNLASLGNVVPHLHWHVIPRFADDAHFPAPVWAAKKATGGVAHGVADLAERLRAALAAQP; encoded by the coding sequence ATGAGCTGCGAACTGTGCACCTTTGAGCCCGGCATCGAGCTGTTCGCCGACGACCGCCTGCGCGTGATCCTGGCAGACAACGAGCCCGACTACCCGGCGTTCTGCCGCGTGATCTGGCGCGCACACGTCAAGGAAATGACCGACCTCGCCCCGGCCGACCGCGCCCACCTGATGGACTGGGTGTACCGCGTCGAGGCCGCGCAACGCGCGGTGCTGAACCCGACCAAGGTCAACCTCGCCAGCCTCGGCAACGTGGTGCCGCACCTGCACTGGCACGTGATCCCGCGCTTCGCCGACGACGCGCACTTCCCGGCGCCGGTCTGGGCGGCGAAGAAGGCGACCGGCGGCGTCGCGCACGGCGTAGCCGATCTCGCCGAACGCCTTCGCGCGGCGCTCGCGGCCCAGCCGTAA
- a CDS encoding exodeoxyribonuclease III, whose translation MLRIVSANLNGIRSADKKGFFAWLANSGADVVCVQELKAQAADLAEHQRAPDGYHGFFHYAEKKGYSGVGLYSKTAPDRVEEGLGVPEFDAEGRYLRADFGNLTVISLYLPSGSSSPERQQVKFAFMEVFLPQLEALYEEGRDIVICGDWNIAHQEIDLKNWKGNMKNSGFLPEERAWLTDLFHRVGWVDTWRRLYPDAPGYTWWSNRGQAYAKDVGWRIDYQIATPGFACRAGSANVYKDEKFSDHAPLTVDYRDTADA comes from the coding sequence TTGCTCAGAATCGTCTCGGCCAACCTGAACGGCATCCGTTCGGCCGACAAAAAAGGCTTTTTTGCGTGGCTCGCGAACAGCGGCGCCGACGTCGTCTGCGTGCAGGAACTGAAGGCGCAGGCGGCCGACCTGGCCGAACACCAGCGCGCCCCGGACGGCTACCACGGCTTCTTCCACTACGCCGAGAAGAAGGGCTACAGCGGCGTCGGCCTCTACAGCAAGACCGCGCCCGACCGCGTCGAGGAAGGCCTCGGCGTGCCCGAGTTCGACGCCGAGGGGCGTTACCTCAGGGCCGACTTTGGCAATCTGACGGTGATCTCGCTGTACCTGCCGTCCGGGTCGAGCTCGCCCGAGCGCCAGCAGGTGAAGTTCGCGTTCATGGAGGTGTTCCTGCCGCAGCTGGAGGCGCTGTACGAGGAAGGCCGCGACATCGTGATCTGCGGCGACTGGAACATCGCGCACCAGGAAATCGACCTGAAGAACTGGAAAGGGAATATGAAGAACTCGGGCTTCCTGCCCGAGGAACGCGCGTGGCTGACCGACCTGTTCCACCGCGTCGGCTGGGTCGACACCTGGCGCCGCCTTTACCCGGACGCCCCCGGCTACACCTGGTGGAGCAACCGCGGCCAGGCGTACGCGAAGGACGTCGGCTGGCGCATCGACTACCAGATCGCGACGCCCGGCTTCGCCTGCCGCGCCGGCTCGGCCAACGTCTACAAGGACGAGAAGTTCTCCGACCATGCGCCGTTGACCGTCGACTACCGGGACACCGCCGATGCTTGA